In the genome of Cryptomeria japonica chromosome 8, Sugi_1.0, whole genome shotgun sequence, one region contains:
- the LOC131057260 gene encoding probable 2-oxoglutarate-dependent dioxygenase AOP1 — protein sequence MASSLQNEVHLPLIDISQFQLELERGEPNELQNHCSVTSVKEACKERGMFRLVNHAIPQNLLQHVESVSHQLFSMPPEAKERAAACKAKNGYTKFPTNEVLVFNDLPNSNSIPEVCKKIWSLPDEETAAICRETIETFATAILDLAQTTNKIILASLGLDVDTFYRSDFKKNTGNLAINHYSCEGRICSEEAALPPHTDLCCFTILYQANQEGLQIRSKEGKWLNVKPLSDSFVVFIGDCLKVWTNGIYHSADHRVVYSGWKDRISIALFINFLEQKEIWAPAHLVDDEDHKRLYRPFTLSQLLEEFVKSWGSTEPRSMFIDRFAGI from the exons ATGGCTTCCTCTTTACAAAATGAGGTTCATCTGCCTCTTATTGACATTTCCCAGTTTCAGTTGGAGTTAGAAAGAGGAGAACCAAACGAGCTACAAAACCATTGCAGCGTCACGAGTGTCAAGGAAGCTTGCAAAGAACGGGGAATGTTTCGCCTTGTAAACCACGCCATTCCACAAAATCTGCTACAACATGTTGAGTCTGTTTCTCATCAATTATTTTCCATGCCACCAGAAGCTAAAGAAAGAGCCGCTGCATGCAAAGCAAAGAACGGATATACTAAGTTTCCTACCAACGAAGTCCTTGTCTTCAATGACTTGCCCAACTCCAATTCAATACCGGAGGTCTGTAAAAAGATATGGTCACTGCCAGACGAGGAAACTGCAGCAATCTG CCGCgagacaattgaaacatttgccaccGCCATTTTAGATCTGGCCCAAACGACCAACAAAATCATTCTTGCGAGCTTGGGTTTGGACGTGGACACGTTCTACCGTTCTGATTTCAAGAAAAACACAGGTAACCTGGCTATAAACCACTACTCATGTGAGGGAAGAATATGTTCAGAGGAAGCAGCTTTGCCTCCTCATACAGATCTCTGTTGCTTTACAATCCTTTACCAGGCCAATCAAGAGGGCCTTCAGATCCGATCCAAGGAAGGGAAATGGTTGAATGTGAAGCCTCTGTCCGATTCATTTGTTGTCTTCATAGGTGACTGTCTTAAG GTATGGACAAATGGCATCTACCACAGTGCGGATCATCGGGTTGTTTACAGTGGATGGAAGGATCGAATATCAATTGCCCTTTTCATTAACTTTCTGGAGCAGAAAGAAATATGGGCTCCAGCGCATCTTGTGGATGATGAGGATCATAAGCGGCTGTACAGGCCTTTCACTCTTTCGCAGCTGCTAGAAGAATTTGTTAAGAGCTGGGGATCTACCGAACCAAGATCTATGTTTATTGATCGATTTGCTGGTATTTAA
- the LOC131057268 gene encoding 2-oxoglutarate-dependent dioxygenase DAO-like — MPFPLEPTLSQVDLPVIDISEFPQDLSQLRDNPLLAKLRKACKEWGFFFLVNHGIPVDLLQKAEDVCRDILSLPTEVKDRAITSNPFNTYSRSPELEAFRYSDPTNPASIEQTCAKIYPEGNPIFCETMTTYVSSVSNLGEKITKIILASLGLDANAFYHSHFDKFASVLRINGFPSDKVSIGEEVLIHHTDLGCVTILYQDDVGGLQIRSVEGEWFNVKPLPHSFVINVGDSLKAWSNGKYRSAEHRVVYNGWRDRISIGFFTFFPDETEIWAPVELVDDENPRRYKPFVFSHFMQEFMADKENNERATAIESFAGV, encoded by the exons ATGCCTTTTCCCCTTGAACCCACTCTATCTCAAGTTGATCTCCCCGTAATTGACATCTCTGAATTTCCACAAGATCTGAGCCAGCTTCGAGATAATCCCCTCCTCGCCAAACTCAGAAAGGCCTGCAAAGAATGGGGGTTTTTCTTTCTTGTCAACCATGGAATTCCAGTTGATCTTCTGCAAAAGGCTGAGGATGTTTGCCGAGATATATTATCCCTACCCACTGAGGTCAAAGACAGAGCCATAACAAGTAATCCATTCAACACTTATTCCCGAAGTCCAGAATTAGAGGCATTTCGGTATTCAGATCCGACTAATCCAGCTTCCATTGAGCAAACGTGTGCAAAAATATACCCAGAAGGGAACCCAATATTTTG CGAAACGATGACAACTTACGTTTCGTCTGTATCAAATCTTGgagaaaaaatcacaaaaataatacttGCAAGCCTGGGGTTGGATGCCAACGCTTTCTACCACTCTCACTTTGATAAGTTCGCATCAGTATTGCGTATAAACGGCTTTCCATCGGATAAAGTATCGATTGGAGAGGAGGTGCTCATCCATCATACAGATTTGGGGTGCGTCACAATCCTTTACCAAGATGATGTGGGAGGCCTTCAGATTCGATCTGTGGAGGGCGAGTGGTTCAACGTCAAACCTCTCCCTCACTCATTTGTGATCAATGTGGGGGACTCCCTTAAG GCGTGGAGTAACGGCAAATACCGCAGCGCGGAACATCGTGTTGTTTACAACGGTTGGAGAGATCGTATTTCAATTGGCTTCTTCACTTTCTTTCCAGATGAGACAGAAATTTGGGCGCCGGTGGAGCTTGTGGACGACGAAAATCCAAGGCGTTACAAGCCTTTTGTATTCTCGCATTTCATGCAGGAATTTATGGCCGATAAAGAAAATAACGAAAGAGCTACAGCTATCGAAAGCTTCGCTGGTGTATGA
- the LOC131071133 gene encoding probable 2-oxoglutarate-dependent dioxygenase AOP1: protein MASSLENEVHLPLIDISQFQMELERGGSNKLQNHYSVATVREACKEWGMFRLVNHGIPQNLLQHVEAVSRQLFSLPQETKERVAASYIKNGYTKFDTNENFSFNDLPDSNSVLEVCKRIWPLPGEETATLCCETIGTYASAISDLAQTTNKIILASLGLDVDRFYRSDFEKNTGNLFIKHYTCDGRISLEEEALPPHTDVCCFTILYQADEGGLQIRSKEGKWLNVKPLPNSFVVFIADSLKVWSNGRYHSPDHRVVYSGWKDRISLALFISFPNEKEIWAPAEFVDDDHKRLYRPFTFSQLLEEFVKTWESTEPKSIFIDRFARI from the exons ATGGCTTCCTCGCTTGAAAATGAGGTTCATCTCCCTCTTATTGACATTTCCCAGTTTCAGATGGAATTAGAAAGAGGAGGATCAAACAAGCTACAAAACCATTACAGCGTCGCAACAGTCAGGGAAGCTTGTAAGGAATGGGGAATGTTCCGTCTTGTAAACCACGGTATTCCACAAAATCTGCTACAACATGTTGAGGCTGTTTCTCGTCAGTTATTTTCCCTGCCACAAGAAACTAAAGAACGAGTCGCTGCATCTTACATAAAGAATGGATATACTAAGTTTGATACGAACGAGAACTTTTCCTTCAATGACTTGCCCGATTCGAATTCAGTGCTGGAGGTCTGTAAAAGGATATGGCCGCTGCCCGGCGAGGAAACGGCAACATTATG CTGCGAGACCATTGGAACATATGCTTCTGCCATTTCAGATCTCGCTCAAACGACCAACAAAATCATTCTTGCTAGCTTGGGTTTGGACGTGGATAGATTCTACCGTTCTGATTTCGAAAAAAACACAGGTAACTTGTTTATAAAGCACTACACATGTGACGGAAGAATATCTTTAGAGGAGGAAGCTTTGCCTCCTCATACGGATGTATGTTGCTTTACAATCCTTTACCAGGCCGATGAAGGAGGACTCCAGATTAGATCGAAGGAAGGGAAATGGTTGAATGTGAAGCCTTTACCCAATTCATTTGTTGTCTTCATTGCCGACTCTCTTAAG GTATGGAGCAATGGCAGGTACCACAGCCCAGATCATCGGGTTGTTTACAGTGGATGGAAGGATCGAATATCACTCGCCCTTTTCATTAGCTTTCCTAATGAGAAGGAAATATGGGCTCCAGCGGAGTTTGTGGATGACGATCACAAGCGGCTGTACAGGCCTTTCACTTTTTCCCAGTTACTAGAGGAATTTGTAAAGACTTGGGAGTCTACTGAACCAAAATCTATATTTATTGATCGATTTGCTCGTATCTAA